The segment CTTAAGTCAACCCAATCgagaattgagtcgactccataggCATACCAGTTATagtttcatgctctcatgcaaacaaagcctaagattttggatctaaggttttgcagaaatttaagttttagatcgtgtgtcaaacaatatatcaaatataacatTTTACGATCTAAAacacataaaaatacatgcataatctgatttaaattaaaatatgtcAGACATACAATTTTCTGTTCGCCGTTCATCTTCATAGGAAACATCAcagtcggcacccctacacgtcattaaagagaacctatcgaatggacgagagagggactttaatcccttcatcatcttatgatcggacggtcatggtgACTATTCCAATTCAATTATcaagctactaagaatttaatctaacatatcacatatgtaatcaattaaaaatcagacctaattatctttcacatgtcaaacatatgaacaataatattaaatctatgcatgtagaaaaaatttcagcaacatactagatccaaattacatcctaattaaaatattcagatctaaaatcaatttcagatctgataactcatgatttattttagatctgaaatcatttcagatctaaaataatcctataATTATATTACAGCATgcagaaaaatcagatctaaccttaatcgatgttctacatcattttaggacaaccgttcagcataacaagggttatgccaggacaaccttacttcagaatgatgtgatcatcttattaaccttcagatctgatttctacaaaCCAAATATCAGATCTGAGAGGAtttcatgttcgtatcagaacctatgctctgataccactgttagaaaatgctacgatttcgtacgtgtagttcaaaatttttttcgaaatatCTATGCAacgaaaataaattaaaataattttaatttacatgTATCAGATCCGATCTGAAAATCGTAGCATGGATCTTGATACGAATATGTACCAACGATCTGAAATAAAAAACAAACTGTTAAAAAAAacaaatggagatcagatctccaaacCTCGGATCCTACGGATGTCTCGGGTTCTGATCGTAGCTGCACACGCATTCGGCCTCTGTTGGTATCCACACAAAGCCGTCTGATCGGAGCACCGAGATCACCGATGTACTAACACCtcgcagatctcgctcctcatctttggatcttGATTTCTTCTTCCAAATCTTGAAGAAGAATACTACGGAAACTCTTTCGCGTAGATCCgtcgggatctgaaccagatcaccataaagagaagaagaacccttcttcttctcttcttctctctcttttctcttcttagatctgatctctatcagatctgggcgtTGGATAaaggggagaagggagaagaagacGTTGGGAAGAATTTTGATGTAGAAAGAAGACGTTCTTCATATCTCATGCACGTCTtctctcctccttttacttttgtcGCTCCAACCAGATCTCTCATGCCCCAAACCCTTCTTAACGCCTTAAtagatcaaatccatttgatcttAGGTGTCCAAAACAAAAAGAATGGATGAGATGCGttgagataaggaaagaaagaaagagagatgtcTCACACCAACAATTAGCGCATGTCctcctttctccaatttttttgtcgcacaaaaaaatGCTTCCATGCCCCAATTAGagagatttttattctattttgaatcaaattcaaataaaaaaaaatctagatgaaaaagagtttcaaataagatggagcgccaactattggcgccccctctcctttcacgcgTGCAAGAAAAAAAGGACGTGAAAAACAACACCCCACTTCTCCTTTTGACGTGATTTCTAGAGAGTCCCAGAGAACTTGGGCTCTCcgagtcatggttcatctggttcaaataggacctcaatcggattcaaatcgagtccgaaacgagccgaaatcgaaaagactgtcaagcctgatctaatcagacttaaaatccaaatctgattggataattaaaccccattaacattaaattaaattaagtctaattaaattaaatctaatttaaattaattaagacttaattcataatttaattaaccTTCAAAAattgcaacacttgcaattaaatctctacgctaacaattagcagctgccaaaactgtagcgcttacaaattagcagtttttaatattcaaactatcaatccaattgataattcaaatataatccaaactattgatcagatcatgctccttttatgtgtgacccctcagattctattctgtctggtagtgagacataccgtgatctccatcacagtatcatcaaaactcttttcgtgGGCTGAAACGatttcaactcacctcaacaaaaatTGTTGATCAGAAAAAGATCTTAATgaattctcacgatccaccagtgacgtctagcaacatgtagcggcaacccagcagaacagaaaaatgaacccctaggtgcagttatcgtgtgatacaatccctctatcgagagtcccgacttgacggaggtcatggagaactcgtcaaaccccatcatcagtcatatgctagattggctcgactcgagttcatttgtgaatctcgtgaaaactcatttccagtattcacacttactctggccagagattttctgaactcagtcttacgaatcgcataggacttctccttttctatcaagatcgatagattccatctaagtgtatcctactccaaacagcgaacttgaacctacatagtcaacatacacagcaaggatccatatGACTAGGGACTaaggaacgtgcagtcaaactatgtagcctcgctgcgaatagccaacacaccgcaggtcaaaggatcagtcaccatactgcagcatcaagaaaaatcactgacgagtgagtagatattcaagtggtttctcgtgttggtcacactcagtgcaagttgttctctaacaaccacctgcactctcatcccagtgtctctgtACCGCAGACTCAAgattcatctatcctaaagagagATGATCCGTGTAccaatctcgaatggattgatcactgtcctccgtgacgatccttcgatcagaagtatttagaaattaaccattaatgatgtatgtctcaaattctcaacaccttgagaatatacaaaatcatctttgttaatttctaggataaatcatggacacataaacatgattgattattaagactgcccatcaagtacaaaatatatcctagaaaaaTATGTgctagccaagattggcttctagggcacatatctaacaatttGCACATGTACATTACCTATGCATGTATTTTCATGCATGCAGGCATGCATATATTGTATGGTAGTGTCATAATGCTTTGGTAGAGCACAAGTAATTGGCTCCCGGCAAAAATGTATAAGAGCAAACTTGTGTGTCGTATAGCATAGGTTGTTAGGAATAAGTCATTTTCTTAACAAAATTCAAGCTGCTATAATAATCTAGACATCTTAAAAATTTGTACTTTCGCATTTAAAATGCGGGTGCTTTCTTAGCATCAAAAAGTTGTTGATTTTTGGGACACTTCTGATGCATCAGTTTTCATCAGAGTTCTAGTCAATCATCTAAGTACTTCAGATTGTAAAAATTAACAGTATGCCTTTCTACATTAGATGGTCCCAATGTGTTTTGCATTAATAGGAATGTGGTTCAAATTCTACCAGGAGGATTTTCATCTAAACAATATGTAAGACATATTGTGATAAAGCTTGGAGTAAAGTATAAGTACACCAGAGACACCAAAAATCATAAGACATGCATACATAGACACCAAAACAAAGTACCATGATCCTTTCACCAtacataaaacaaaaaaaaagcacCTTTTGTAGAAGCAATAGGTACAATTAAAAGGTAATCTTATTTCAGACATGCTAGTTTTAACATATGTGTTATCATATTGCAGACCAACCTACTGAAAATCATGAGCCACCCTAACCACCTTATTAGTCAAACCTTTCAAAGTCAGTGTGTAAGACCAACCAACCTGAGGAACTTTTTCTGCCATCCTGGAGTTTCTTGCATCTGCGACCATAAGTTAATGCAAGGAATATGCAACTCTTCAGCCAAGTGAACACACTGACTTGCATAGACACCAGTCATCTCATTTGTCCTTTCTGGCAGCGTTGCAGCCTTCTCACCATATACAGATCTTGGGAAAAAAAAGCCAGCCTTATTTCAGAAAATAACTGACCAAATACATCATGAGCAGACTAGAATAGGTGTTCAAATGCTCaacagcattttttttttaaccCTAACAAGCATTTTGTAAGCCTATGTTACCTAACTTTGATGAAAAATGAATAGAAGTCCCACATGAAAACCTTTTCAACATCATAGTTTTTAACCTAAAATTTTAGGATACTTTAATGCTTGAAAAATAGTTAATTAACCATTAGAAGTtcatatttctatttcataaaatctaattgCAGTCTGGAAAATATTGTTATAATTTCTGCGTCATACTCATTTGAATACTGGTCCTTGCAGGGGAATTTTAATTACAGTATATTGTTTAGTCAATCAGTTAACAGGGGCCAAATCTAATATGAAAAAGATCACAAATCCCTATGGTGTGAAAATGGAAGGGGAAGACATCAAACCGTGCATATTCTTTCCGCCCATCCTCATCGACAGGAGGTGGAGTGATTAATACCACCAGCATGTTGGATAAACATTCCTGAAAGATCACATAGTGCATGAGATGATATTAGGCTGGAATTTATGCATCTGTACAAAAGAGTGCAGATATAAATTAAGATTTGAGAAAAGCAAGCAAAAGCATCTAAATTAGGCAATTAAGAGGGCAATCATGCTGAGAGTTCAATGCAGAAAAAACGGCAAaatttcttgattatatcctagatggagaaaaaaaaggaaaaaaaaagtccCTCTTAAATTTACCAGACTATGATCTCCAGAATATTACAGCTGGGCTCTATACTTTGGAAATGCAGCATTCCATCATATTTCTAGAATTAGAAAGGAGTATCTAGACTGCAATAACAGCGACAACCTATTCTAGAATACGCATAATGCCTTCAAggctttgacatattttttttaagaaaaaagaggcCATCATTTTTTTAGGTCAAACGTGTCCCTTATTCACTCATGTAACATCTTCTTaggattcttcatgaaagatgagACAATATTAACAATGACTGGTACTAGTAATTTTGCAAAACAGCTAATGTAGCCATCCTCTGTTGTGAAATGTATTTGAAGATACTTGAGCATTCATATCCTATACACAAATCGTGGAAATTTTGTACCAGAGTAGCTTGAGATGAGTGTAAGTTACTATCTATCAGGATATAGTTAATTGATGTAAAGTGGCATTCTTTAATCCAATCATAATGCAAATTAAGGCCCCTTGACATTGATTTTCCTCAATAAAAATGTGGATGGTAAGTGGAGTTATGTCAAAGAACTTAAACTGAGCCTCGATTAGGACAAATAACAAAAGAGAATTTATAATGCCAACCAACGATATAATATCTGGCTTGTTGGTCATTTTTAGTACTGATATGCTGCCAAACCATCAAAGCTTGATGAAAAGCCAGTGAAGGAAAAAAGATAGTGCAAGAGACCTGAACAGCACTTAAGAATCACAGAAGCTGTATCATCAGCTTTGATTGATTAATTGATCTTTTTATAATGGAGGGCCTGAAGCCCCAGAGAagctgttcaagtgttgaacatcaatTCTTGAAGGGTGACAAGATATCTCCAACGGCTGGACAAAACCATCATATCAAGCCATTAAAATAGTTTATCCTTACCCGGCTAATACATGGGCAAATCATCTTCAACACATGATTTCtactttatatatatttttgatgatCTAGATCACCACCAATGGTGTAGATCACTCATTTAGAATGTCTATCTTTGATTTACTTTCATAGGATTGAGCCTACAGAAAGGAGAGTTGACCCTttctgtacatacatatatatacatgtacatttatgtatatgtatacatagataaatgcatacatacatatatttatataaatgcatGTATATGAAGGATTTAAATGTCTCTATCATCGGGTGTGCTAGCCAGTGGTAGCATGTACATGCCATGCCAAGCTGACAAACAGCAAAGTTGTCCTGGAAAATACAAGATGTGCCACTGTGTTGACACTAAACCATACCAAACTATAGCTGCGTGCCAAAACCGGCCTGACAAGTGACATGAACCAGCAAAGTCCAAAAGTTAAACTCTTATACATTGAACCTATAGacatttaatatataaaaaacctATAACTTATAACCTTTAGATGATCAACAATTTTTCTAAGATTCTCCTTGTACTCTTCAACAGGCACATGTTGTCGTTGACTTGATCTTCCCAGGAGGGCTGCATCATTAGCGCCGAAAAATATAGTTGCAGCAACGGGAGGTGTTGGGCAGCTCTGAGGAGAAAAAAAGAGTGAACTTTGCATTGTCCTTTAAGATCAATTaataaataagaaagaaaaatcaatcaGAATTTCTATATAATAACAATGATACACAAAAGGAACAGTAGTATAGAGATATTCAAATAGAAAGTTACACAAATATCAAGATAATGTTTATCAATTTGGGAATGCAGGTATGTGATGGTATATATGGATCATCAACACAATATAGACAAAAAAAGGTAGCTGAGAAGTTTAACTAAATGATGAAAACCATGCATGGtcaaaaaagatttaaatttgatgATCAAATAAGGTAAATGAACAGTCACATGCGAGGAAAGTTTCCATCTATGGCATAGATGAGCCTAATTCTAGCCCCAGTTAAAAGAAGTTTGATGAGTTATGGGAACTGTTTATTTCCAGCATTTGCATCATACAATAACATAGAAATGTTTGACATGTAAAGAAAGGAAGTAAAAAAATACAAATCATCAGCATACATGTGTATCTATACATATATGTgcatacatttgcatgcatatgcatatatgtacatatatatgcatgtatgtatatatatatgcatgcgtgcatgcgtgcgtgtgtgtgtgtgtgtgtgtgtgtgggtatatatatgcatgcatgtacatatgcgtatacacacacacacacatgtgtaCGTGTTTGTGTttaagtatatatatgtatgtaaataaaAGGAATAGGCATAATGGTAATAGATCTATTGTAAATCAGCTCGAATCTTACCAGAGGAAAGAGATGATTAAGTAAAAACAAAGCCCATCTCGTGTTATACCCACCATAACCTCTAACAATTATATCTACCTAGAATTAAGAAAAACAGAGCCACATAAGTAATGATAAGGAGAGAGGAAAAAACAACAAATAGTCATGGTGTTATAGGCTTAAATTGTGTCCCTGAAGAAAGCAACTTTCACATATaacaaacaaaagaaaacatTACCACAAccccccccccacaaaaaaaaaaaaaagaaacaaaggtgAAAACCAATATACTTTCGTTTGAACTGGGATTCCATCAAAAAATACAGAAAAAGTGACTTACACTGTTCATATCTCTTTGGTGTAATGAATTTGATTAGTGGGACCAACAAAAGACTGTGGAATTTAACTTCGACTAGAAGATAAAAGAATGTCAAGCACCTAGGAAGCACAGATATGTCAAATCACATGCATGACTGCATTGGATATGCATCACATATTGAGACTAGTTATATACTTCTTGGATATGCATTTGATACTTGTGTCAAggatcttctttttcaaaaatttgaaaaaccaATCCGAAAACTTCCTGGATAAACTCTACAATCCAGATACTTCTATGACACTTTCAAATATGTAGAGGAtgttttcattattttttaaaaaaaaaacatctaTGACATTAATATTGAAATATGAAATATGGATTAAAATCTATGGATTTGAATGATAATTAAATGACGTTCATGTAGAAGTTGATGTATGAAGAATGGACTATGTTGTTTTGATATTCTAAACTGCTCTATGGATGctttttacatacatacatacatggacATGTGGGTGTATGTACACATATaacacatgtgtgtgtgtgtgtatgcatacATACACGTGTGCATGTATGCAAATATGTATGCATAATAATAGATATATTTAAAGAGAGATGTCTATGCTCTTCTCAAGGGAGAGGGTGTTTATTTCTCTCGACTCCAAAATCAATAACGAAGCATCCAACTTAAAGATCTACAATGTTGGCCATGATATATGCCATTACAGATCATGATCAATAATGTGGATTTTCGATTTGGATGCTCTTCTGTTGCAATTGGAATTAAGAGGGGTGGAtaccctctcctctcttttttggtAATTAATATCCTCGCCTCTTTAGAGAAGCATAATCCATCTTATATTATGTGTTTGTACACACACGCACATgtgcacgcacgcacacacatagCTTCATAGTTAGGCATCGATTGAAATGGCCAAGCAAATATGTGCTTCTAAATGTTGTGTAAACTCTAGAAACATGAAGGCCTAAGTGAAAGTTCAAACAAAGATGAAGCAAATATAGAGAGTTCAAATGTTGAACAGATAAGAATCTTGTCATGGCCAGTACATTCAAGAAGGATAGAACCAAAGAGTGACCATCATGGGGCAAGCTTAGCAGTTGACTCAAATGGAGAACAAAGTGGATTGTTGTCTGAGATCATATAATTGCAAAAATACTATGAAGGGAATACTAATTATGTTTGTGATCGTGAGGAGAAAAGATGAGGATATTTGGAGACTATGAAAACAAAAAGGCTGTTTTGAAGGGCTCATGTTAAAACATAATCCTTCCTTTTTCAGTGGGAAAATAAGTGCTTTTATTATGAGTAAAGGAATTGACTCTTCAAAAGCGTCCTGCTTTGAGTCTTATGAAATTTTAAAAGATATAGTGGTTGTGATCTGGACTATGGAAGTCCTACAGACATCAAGGCTATACTTTGGCCTCTAATAATTTAGTTACATTCTCGTCTCCGTCAAAACCTCTCTTCTCCAAGATCCATGGCAGACCATCTCCCCTTGTTTAACTTAAACCAAGCAACAAATACTTTAACCCCTACATCATCATATTAACTTAATTAGTGTCAAACTAAAAGATGCCGAAGGCATCTGAAAGGATCTTGTgatgactttttcttctttccacagAATAATTTCCATGTTCTTGCAGTTTCGTCTGCAACATATGCCTCGAAACAGTATGCTACAGACATGAAGGAAA is part of the Elaeis guineensis isolate ETL-2024a chromosome 15, EG11, whole genome shotgun sequence genome and harbors:
- the LOC105058819 gene encoding GDSL esterase/lipase At5g62930 isoform X1; amino-acid sequence: MMGLVRPQFVLFGDSITEQSLRPGGWGAALADTYSRKVDIIVRGYGGYNTRWALFLLNHLFPLSCPTPPVAATIFFGANDAALLGRSSQRQHVPVEEYKENLRKIVDHLKECLSNMLVVLITPPPVDEDGRKEYARSVYGEKAATLPERTNEMTGVYASQCVHLAEELHIPCINLWSQMQETPGWQKKFLSDGLHLTAEGNNVVYKGVLQVFNNAHLCAEEMPYDFPHHSEINGDQPEKAFQQKS
- the LOC105058819 gene encoding GDSL esterase/lipase At5g62930 isoform X2; protein product: MMGLVRPQFVLFGDSITEQSLRPGGWGAALADTYSRKSCPTPPVAATIFFGANDAALLGRSSQRQHVPVEEYKENLRKIVDHLKECLSNMLVVLITPPPVDEDGRKEYARSVYGEKAATLPERTNEMTGVYASQCVHLAEELHIPCINLWSQMQETPGWQKKFLSDGLHLTAEGNNVVYKGVLQVFNNAHLCAEEMPYDFPHHSEINGDQPEKAFQQKS